Genomic window (Allostreptomyces psammosilenae):
GCGCCGGCGCCCTCCGGGGGCGGCGCGGCCGAGGGCGCCGCCGCGGAGGCGGAGCCGGGCGGCGGGGCGGGCGCCGAGCGGGAGGACCAGCAGGTGCTGGCCACCTTCACCACCCAGTACCCCGAGGCGCACTACCGCACCGTCAACATCCACCGGGCCGCCGACCTGATCAACGGCTCCGTCGTGCAGCCCGGCGAGGTGTGGAGCTTCAACGACACGGTCGGCGAGCGCACCGAGGCCAACGGCTTCACCGAGGGCACGATCATCTCCGGCGGCCGTTTCCGCACGGCGCTCGGCGGCGGCGTCTCCCAGGTGGTGACCACGCTCTACAACTCCGTCTTCCGGGCGGGCCTGCGCCCGGTCGAGCACGTGCCGCACTCCTTCTACATCGACCGCTACCCGGCCGGCCTGGAGGCCACGGTGGCCTGGGGCGCCTTCGACATGCGCTGGCAGAACGACACCGACGCGCCCGTGGAGATCCGCGCCACCTACACCAACACCAGCGTCACGGTGACCCTCCTCGGCACCCCCAAGTACGACGAGGTGGAGGTGCTCTTCGGGCCCCGGCGGGACGTGGTGCCGGCGGGCGAGCTCCGCGACGACGGCGAGGGGTGCGTGCCCCAGGAGCCGTCCGACGGCTTCCGCACCACCGTCACCCGGGTGCTGCGGCGGGACGGCGTCGAGGTGGGCCGCGAGGAGTACCACACCTCCTACGACCCGGCCGACCGCATCGTCTGCGCTTGATCGAGCTGCGCCTGATCGAGCGGGATCCGGGCGAAGGCGATGGTCTCGTGGGAGCTGTCCCGCCCGGTCTCGTACAGCAGGCCGACGGTCGCCGGGTCGAGCTGCACCAGGTCGGAGTAGCCGGCGGGCGAGTGGGTGACCACCAGCCACTCCCGCCAGGTCTCCCCGCCGTCGGCGCTGGTCCGCAGGGCCATCCGCCGGCGGGCGTCCGGGGCGGAGGGGCCGGAGAAGAGCAGCGGGGCGGCGGCGCCCGAGCCGTCGGCCGGGTCGGCCCGCAGCTGGAGGACGCTGCCCTGCACCACCGGGCCGGCCAGCTGCGGCTGCGGGGTGAACGGCTCGGCGACGGTCAGGCCGCCGTCCAGGCTGTGGGTGTCGGCGCGGCTCTCCGGCGAGGCGCCGTCCTGGTCCCGGGCGTTGAGGTAGACGCGGCCGTCGGGCAGCTCCGCCAGCGTGGTCTCGTTGACGCTGATGCCGTCGGCGGGGTCGTGCTCGACGTAGCCGAGCCGCCAGGTGTCGCCGCCGTCGTCGCTGTAGATGGTGTGCCCGCCGTCGTGGACGCTGCCGTCGGGCGCCACCCAGGAGTGGTTGGCGGGGACGAGCAGCCGGCCCCGGGCCTCGCCGTGCTCCAGCACCACGGCGTGACCGGGGCCGGTGGCGTACCAGTGCCAGTCGGCGGGCTTGACGTCGGCGGTGATCTCCCGGGGCGCGCTCCAGGTCGCGCCCTGGTCGTCGCTGTGCTGGACGTGCACCCGGCGGCCGTCGTCGCCCGCGACGGCGCCGGAGCGGATCTGGCGCTCGGTCACCCCGCCGGGGTTGGTGCAGGTCAGCAGGGTGACGCGGCCGGTTGCCGGGTCGACCACCGGGGTGGGGTTGCCGATGGTGTCCGGGCCGACGTCGGCGACGAGC
Coding sequences:
- a CDS encoding VanW family protein, giving the protein MSLAGAGLAAPVVLPAAAAHAAGTPSVPAQPAAASATVGAPASAATTGAAAGSAPASSGTPASAPWAPTAPIAAPLTVDGTTYTVRAGDTLSGIAAEQGVPGGWPALYQANRDVVGSDPNLLRPGQRLQVTVRGTAAPAPSGGGAAEGAAAEAEPGGGAGAEREDQQVLATFTTQYPEAHYRTVNIHRAADLINGSVVQPGEVWSFNDTVGERTEANGFTEGTIISGGRFRTALGGGVSQVVTTLYNSVFRAGLRPVEHVPHSFYIDRYPAGLEATVAWGAFDMRWQNDTDAPVEIRATYTNTSVTVTLLGTPKYDEVEVLFGPRRDVVPAGELRDDGEGCVPQEPSDGFRTTVTRVLRRDGVEVGREEYHTSYDPADRIVCA
- a CDS encoding sialidase family protein, producing MPSLRALTTAATFALLLAAAVTGGPAAGRADGVTPRPAGADDGGDGDARAARGDRGGDRRDDRPGDRRPDAATACTTSLPFTSGTQGYHTFRIPAVVQAGPADAPVLLAFAEGRRHSASDTGDIDVVLRRSTDGGCTWGPLQLVADVGPDTIGNPTPVVDPATGRVTLLTCTNPGGVTERQIRSGAVAGDDGRRVHVQHSDDQGATWSAPREITADVKPADWHWYATGPGHAVVLEHGEARGRLLVPANHSWVAPDGSVHDGGHTIYSDDGGDTWRLGYVEHDPADGISVNETTLAELPDGRVYLNARDQDGASPESRADTHSLDGGLTVAEPFTPQPQLAGPVVQGSVLQLRADPADGSGAAAPLLFSGPSAPDARRRMALRTSADGGETWREWLVVTHSPAGYSDLVQLDPATVGLLYETGRDSSHETIAFARIPLDQAQLDQAQTMRSAGS